In one Streptomyces venezuelae genomic region, the following are encoded:
- a CDS encoding ABC transporter permease — protein sequence MLKTTLRSFLAHKGRLALSALAVILSVAFVAGSLIFSDTVTRTFDRLFASTSADVTVAPKEDLDEAVPSGQTPTLPASLKDRVAGVSGVADAHIDVSVDNVTIVDRDNESVGSTTGAPTVATNWYPTDRSPVELTSGHAPRGDGQAMIDADTADKKDVKIGDTLTVLARPGSFEVEVVGIATFTTTNPGAALVFLDTASAQRELLGSTKAATSISVTADDGVSDTALKRRVGAELGSGYDLETADEQAESAASELGGFLDVIKYVMLGFAGVAVLVGIFLIVNTFSMLIAQRTRELGLLRALGADRRQVRRSVLVEALLLGLVGATLGLAAGIGLALGLIELMGLLGMNLKSTEMVIGWGTPVASYVVGVGVTFVAAYLPARRAAHVSPMAALADAEIAGVGRPLKVRAAAGALVGAAGATALVGCATAEKTSSAASLLGLGIVLTLIATVVAGPLLVRPVIRVLGGAFPAVFGSVGRMSQRNALRNPRRTGATAAALMVGLALVGGLSVASASMTKSFDRQIDRTLGADFVVQNSNFMPFSSEITGKVEKTEGAGLVVRQRFTPIELALPDGKNVESTAAGYDPRLDDVAKVTYAQGGSRDALAAGRIGMDVDFAKKHEVRVGDTLPATFPGGRGTKLTVGALTDQDSPEGFGVEGGLFLGFGTVEKYVPGGQDSALYVNAAPGTNADTLRARLDKTLDPYPQVQVRDQADYKELIRQQIAVMLYLVYALLGLAIVIAVLGVVNTLALSVVERTREIGLLRAIGLGRRQLRRMIRLESVVIAVFGALLGLALGMVWGVAVQQVLALQGMKELAFPWTTIIAVVIGSVVVGLAAALLPALRASRMNVLAAIAHE from the coding sequence GTGCTGAAGACCACGCTCAGAAGCTTCCTCGCGCACAAGGGCAGGCTGGCGCTCTCCGCGCTGGCCGTGATCCTCTCGGTCGCGTTCGTCGCGGGCAGCCTGATCTTCTCGGACACGGTCACCCGCACCTTCGACCGCCTGTTCGCCTCCACGTCGGCCGATGTGACGGTGGCGCCGAAGGAGGACCTCGACGAGGCGGTGCCGTCCGGGCAGACGCCGACGCTGCCCGCGAGCCTCAAGGACCGGGTGGCCGGGGTCTCCGGGGTCGCGGACGCGCACATCGACGTGTCCGTCGACAACGTCACCATCGTCGACCGCGACAACGAGTCCGTCGGCTCCACGACGGGCGCTCCGACGGTCGCCACGAACTGGTACCCCACCGACCGCAGTCCCGTGGAGCTCACCTCGGGCCACGCGCCGCGCGGCGACGGCCAGGCGATGATCGACGCGGACACGGCGGACAAGAAGGACGTGAAGATCGGGGACACCCTCACCGTCCTCGCCCGTCCCGGCTCGTTCGAGGTCGAGGTCGTCGGCATCGCCACCTTCACCACCACGAACCCCGGCGCCGCGCTCGTCTTCCTGGACACCGCGAGCGCCCAGCGCGAGCTGCTCGGTTCGACGAAGGCGGCGACGAGCATCTCCGTGACCGCCGACGACGGGGTGAGCGACACCGCGCTCAAGCGCCGCGTCGGCGCCGAACTGGGCTCCGGCTACGACCTGGAGACCGCCGACGAGCAGGCCGAGTCCGCGGCGTCCGAGCTCGGCGGCTTCCTCGACGTCATCAAGTACGTGATGCTCGGCTTCGCCGGTGTCGCCGTCCTCGTCGGCATCTTCCTGATCGTCAACACCTTCTCGATGCTCATCGCGCAGCGCACCCGCGAACTGGGGCTGCTGCGCGCGCTCGGTGCCGACCGCAGGCAGGTGCGCCGTTCCGTGCTCGTCGAGGCGCTGCTGCTCGGCCTCGTCGGTGCGACGCTGGGGCTCGCCGCGGGCATCGGGCTCGCCCTCGGCCTGATCGAGCTCATGGGCCTGCTCGGGATGAACCTGAAGTCCACGGAGATGGTCATCGGATGGGGGACGCCGGTCGCCTCGTACGTCGTCGGGGTCGGCGTCACATTCGTCGCGGCGTACCTCCCCGCCCGGCGCGCCGCGCACGTCTCGCCGATGGCCGCGCTCGCGGACGCCGAGATCGCCGGTGTGGGACGGCCGTTGAAGGTGCGGGCGGCCGCCGGCGCGCTCGTCGGGGCGGCCGGCGCCACCGCACTGGTGGGCTGCGCCACCGCGGAGAAGACGTCGTCCGCGGCGTCACTGCTCGGCCTGGGCATCGTCCTGACCCTGATCGCCACGGTCGTCGCGGGGCCACTCCTGGTGCGGCCGGTGATCCGGGTCCTCGGTGGCGCGTTCCCCGCGGTCTTCGGCTCCGTCGGCCGGATGAGCCAGCGCAACGCGCTGCGCAATCCCCGCCGCACGGGCGCCACGGCGGCCGCGCTGATGGTGGGGCTCGCACTGGTCGGCGGCCTCTCGGTGGCCAGCGCGTCCATGACGAAGTCGTTCGACCGGCAGATCGACCGGACGCTCGGCGCGGACTTCGTCGTGCAGAACAGCAACTTCATGCCGTTCTCCTCGGAGATCACCGGGAAGGTCGAGAAGACGGAGGGCGCCGGTCTCGTCGTACGCCAGCGCTTCACGCCCATCGAACTGGCGCTGCCCGACGGCAAGAACGTCGAGTCGACCGCCGCGGGCTACGATCCGCGGCTCGACGACGTCGCCAAAGTGACGTACGCGCAGGGCGGTTCGCGGGACGCGCTCGCCGCGGGCCGGATCGGCATGGACGTGGACTTCGCGAAGAAGCACGAGGTGCGGGTGGGTGACACGCTGCCCGCGACGTTCCCGGGCGGGCGCGGGACGAAGCTGACCGTCGGCGCGCTCACCGACCAGGACTCGCCCGAGGGCTTCGGCGTCGAGGGCGGGCTCTTCCTCGGGTTCGGCACGGTCGAGAAGTACGTGCCGGGCGGCCAGGACTCCGCGCTGTACGTCAACGCGGCGCCGGGCACGAACGCGGACACCCTGCGCGCCCGTCTGGACAAGACCCTCGACCCGTATCCGCAGGTGCAGGTGCGCGACCAGGCCGACTACAAGGAGCTGATCCGGCAGCAGATCGCCGTGATGCTCTACCTCGTGTACGCCCTGCTCGGTCTCGCGATCGTCATAGCGGTCCTCGGCGTCGTCAACACCCTCGCCCTGTCGGTCGTGGAACGCACCCGGGAGATCGGACTGCTGCGCGCCATCGGCCTCGGCCGTCGTCAGCTGCGCCGGATGATCCGCCTGGAGTCGGTGGTGATCGCGGTGTTCGGGGCGCTGCTCGGCCTTGCGCTCGGAATGGTCTGGGGCGTCGCCGTGCAGCAGGTGCTCGCGCTGCAGGGCATGAAGGAGCTGGCGTTCCCCTGGACGACGATCATCGCGGTGGTGATCGGTTCGGTGGTCGTGGGCCTCGCGGCGGCGCTGCTGCCGGCGCTGCGCGCGTCACGCATGAACGTACTGGCGGCCATCGCGCACGAGTGA
- a CDS encoding ABC transporter ATP-binding protein has product MSTPASVPFADRSEPAGIAARARGLTKAYGSGETTVLALDSVDVDVTRGRFTAVMGPSGSGKSTLMHCLAGLDSVSAGQVWLGDTEITGLKERELTRLRRDRIGFMFQSFNLIPTLNALENMTLPMDIAGQRPDRDWLEHVIDTLGLRDRLKHRPAQLSGGQQQRVACARALAAKPELIFADEPTGNLDSRAGLEVFGFLRDAVDQLGQTVVMVTHDPSAAGHSDLVLFLGDGRMVDEMERPTADAVLERMKRFDASHTAAPGVPGTPGAPGDRPSEQQS; this is encoded by the coding sequence TTGTCCACACCTGCTTCGGTGCCGTTCGCGGACCGTTCGGAACCCGCCGGGATCGCCGCGCGCGCCCGCGGCCTCACCAAGGCGTACGGCTCGGGCGAGACGACCGTCCTCGCCCTCGACTCGGTCGACGTCGACGTCACGCGCGGACGCTTCACGGCCGTCATGGGTCCCTCGGGATCGGGCAAGTCGACCCTGATGCACTGCCTCGCCGGGCTGGACAGCGTGTCCGCGGGCCAGGTGTGGCTCGGCGACACCGAGATCACGGGTCTCAAGGAGCGCGAGCTGACCCGGCTGCGCCGCGACCGCATCGGCTTCATGTTCCAGTCCTTCAACCTCATTCCCACCCTCAACGCCCTGGAGAACATGACGCTCCCGATGGACATCGCGGGGCAGCGGCCCGACCGCGACTGGCTGGAGCACGTCATCGACACGCTGGGCCTGCGGGACCGGCTGAAGCACCGGCCCGCGCAGCTGTCCGGCGGTCAGCAGCAGCGGGTGGCCTGCGCGCGGGCGCTCGCCGCGAAGCCCGAGCTGATCTTCGCCGACGAGCCGACGGGCAACCTGGACTCGCGGGCCGGGCTCGAAGTCTTCGGCTTCCTGCGCGACGCGGTGGACCAGCTCGGCCAGACCGTGGTCATGGTGACCCACGACCCGAGCGCGGCCGGCCACTCCGACCTCGTCCTCTTCCTGGGTGACGGACGCATGGTCGACGAGATGGAGCGGCCGACGGCGGACGCGGTCCTGGAGCGCATGAAGCGGTTCGACGCGTCGCACACGGCGGCGCCGGGCGTGCCGGGTACGCCGGGTGCGCCCGGGGACCGTCCGTCCGAGCAGCAGAGCTGA
- a CDS encoding antitoxin, producing the protein MAKTQLNVRVDEDTARAARERALARGMSVNRYIEELVKQDAGEVGHTFVEAAADFMKQYESVFAEEFGMEREGSRPLREGRR; encoded by the coding sequence ATGGCGAAGACTCAGCTGAACGTACGGGTGGACGAGGACACCGCCAGGGCGGCGCGGGAGCGCGCCCTGGCCCGGGGCATGAGCGTGAACCGCTACATAGAAGAACTGGTCAAACAGGACGCCGGGGAAGTCGGACACACCTTCGTCGAGGCCGCCGCCGACTTCATGAAGCAGTACGAATCCGTCTTCGCCGAGGAGTTCGGCATGGAGCGCGAGGGCAGCCGCCCGCTGCGTGAAGGTCGTCGCTGA
- a CDS encoding fic family toxin-antitoxin system, toxin component — protein MNLRIDLAWLLMIAEHKTPGDPQVTDWGALVAAVSRHEAEIFGVPVYETPHDRAAALLQVLLHIPALERSNALFASSVAYAYLVSSGLKVVTSPEQVRDLARLVKEDGASVHAIADQLRLWSL, from the coding sequence TTGAACCTCAGAATCGACCTTGCCTGGCTCCTGATGATCGCCGAGCACAAGACGCCCGGAGACCCCCAGGTCACCGACTGGGGCGCACTCGTCGCCGCCGTGAGCAGACACGAGGCCGAGATATTCGGCGTGCCCGTCTACGAAACCCCGCACGACCGCGCCGCGGCGCTCCTCCAGGTCCTCCTCCACATCCCGGCGCTCGAACGCTCCAACGCCCTCTTCGCCTCCTCCGTCGCCTACGCCTACCTCGTCTCCAGCGGCCTGAAGGTCGTCACATCGCCCGAGCAGGTGCGTGATCTCGCCCGGCTGGTGAAGGAGGACGGCGCGAGCGTGCACGCCATCGCGGACCAGCTGCGGCTGTGGAGCCTGTGA
- a CDS encoding class I SAM-dependent methyltransferase, with amino-acid sequence MSPRSAKPVSRDAVHHPVFARFYARQSVAAEPVLGAHRRELLGGLSGRVIEVGAGNGLNFAHYPGAVSEVVAIEPERLLRRLAVSAALRADVPVDVVPGAAEALPVKSEAFDAAVVSLVLCSVRDVPRALGELRRVLRPGGELRFFEHGRAPGKLMAITQRALDRTVWPPLFGGCHVARDTLTALRGAGFAIGAHRRLLVPAKGPRLPTSYCVLGKAFRPDDS; translated from the coding sequence ATGTCGCCGCGCTCAGCCAAGCCCGTCTCCCGGGACGCCGTGCACCACCCGGTCTTCGCCCGCTTCTACGCCCGGCAGAGCGTGGCCGCCGAGCCCGTGCTCGGCGCCCACCGCCGTGAGCTGCTCGGCGGTCTCTCCGGCCGGGTCATCGAGGTCGGGGCGGGCAATGGACTCAACTTCGCGCACTACCCGGGCGCGGTCTCCGAAGTGGTGGCGATCGAACCCGAGCGGCTGCTGCGGCGGCTAGCGGTGTCGGCGGCGCTGCGCGCGGACGTACCGGTGGACGTCGTGCCTGGCGCCGCCGAGGCGCTGCCCGTCAAGAGCGAGGCGTTCGACGCGGCCGTCGTCTCCCTGGTGCTGTGCAGCGTGCGGGACGTGCCACGGGCGCTCGGCGAGCTGCGGCGGGTGCTGCGGCCCGGCGGTGAGCTGCGGTTCTTCGAGCACGGCAGGGCGCCGGGCAAGCTGATGGCGATCACGCAGCGCGCCTTGGACCGCACGGTGTGGCCGCCTCTGTTCGGCGGCTGTCATGTCGCGCGGGACACCTTGACGGCCCTGCGCGGGGCAGGGTTCGCGATCGGTGCGCACCGGCGGCTCCTGGTGCCGGCGAAGGGGCCGCGGCTGCCCACGTCGTACTGCGTGCTGGGCAAGGCGTTCCGACCCGACGACTCCTGA
- the bioD gene encoding dethiobiotin synthase produces MTVIVVSGTGTEIGKTVTTAAVAAVARAAGRSVAVLKPAQTGVAPGEPGDAQEVVRLAGDGIATRELARYPEPLAPDVAARRSGRAQVHPQEVADAAAKLATEYDLVLVEGAGGLLVRLDDEGGTLADAARLLGAPVLVVVSAGLGSLNTTQLTAEALRARGVRQLGPVIGSWPAAPDLASRCNLADLPKDAGTPLLGAIPEGAGALDGADFRAAAASWLGPELGGTWDGLTFTEREAPAPRAH; encoded by the coding sequence GTGACGGTGATCGTGGTGTCCGGCACGGGCACGGAGATCGGCAAGACGGTGACGACGGCCGCGGTGGCCGCCGTGGCCCGCGCGGCAGGCCGCAGCGTCGCCGTGCTCAAACCGGCGCAGACCGGGGTCGCCCCCGGTGAGCCCGGCGACGCCCAGGAGGTCGTACGTCTCGCGGGCGACGGCATCGCCACGCGTGAACTCGCCCGCTATCCGGAGCCGTTGGCGCCCGATGTGGCCGCGCGGCGGTCAGGACGTGCCCAGGTCCACCCTCAGGAGGTGGCGGACGCGGCGGCGAAGCTCGCGACCGAGTACGACCTGGTCCTGGTCGAGGGGGCGGGCGGGCTGCTCGTCCGTCTCGACGACGAGGGCGGCACCCTCGCGGACGCCGCCCGGCTCCTCGGGGCGCCGGTCCTCGTCGTGGTGTCGGCGGGCCTCGGCTCGCTCAACACGACGCAGCTGACGGCGGAGGCGCTGCGGGCGCGTGGCGTGCGCCAGCTGGGTCCGGTGATCGGCAGCTGGCCGGCCGCCCCCGACCTGGCGTCCCGCTGCAATCTCGCGGACCTGCCGAAGGACGCGGGCACGCCGCTGCTCGGTGCCATTCCGGAAGGTGCCGGGGCGCTCGACGGCGCCGACTTCCGTGCGGCGGCCGCGAGTTGGCTGGGCCCGGAGCTCGGCGGCACGTGGGACGGGCTGACCTTCACCGAACGGGAGGCGCCTGCGCCGCGGGCGCACTGA
- a CDS encoding adenosylmethionine--8-amino-7-oxononanoate transaminase: MPDLSRPAAEHLLALDRQHVWHPYAPMPGRQEPLVVESASGVRMRLAGGDELIDGMSSWWSAIHGYNHPALNEAVRGQLDRMSHVMFGGLTHEPAVSLAKRLVDMTPDGLEHVFLSDSGSVAVEVAVKMCLQHWRSLGRPEKQRMLTWRGGYHGDTWQPMAVCDPKGGMHELWQGVLPQQVFADAPPSGFDAYEESYAEHLHELIGRHAAELAGVIVEPVVQGAGGMRFHSPGYLRALREACDAHDVLLVFDEIATGFGRTGALFAADHAGVTPDVMCIGKALTGGYLSMAATLCTSRVADGISRGEVPVLAHGPTFMGNPLAAAVAGASIDLLLGQDWHTEVKRIESGLREGLAEAAALPSVREVRVLGAIGVVQLDHPVDMAAATRAVVREGVWVRPFRDLIYTMPPFITGDDDVARIARAVCAAAKEG, translated from the coding sequence ATGCCTGACCTGTCCAGGCCGGCCGCGGAGCACCTGCTCGCCCTCGACCGGCAGCACGTCTGGCACCCCTACGCGCCGATGCCGGGCCGCCAGGAACCCCTGGTCGTCGAGTCGGCGAGCGGCGTCCGGATGCGTCTCGCGGGCGGCGACGAGCTGATCGACGGCATGTCGTCCTGGTGGTCGGCGATCCACGGCTACAACCACCCGGCCCTGAACGAGGCGGTGCGCGGCCAGCTCGACCGCATGAGCCACGTGATGTTCGGCGGGCTCACCCACGAGCCCGCCGTCTCCCTCGCCAAACGTCTCGTCGACATGACGCCCGACGGCCTGGAGCACGTCTTCCTCTCCGACTCGGGGTCGGTCGCGGTCGAGGTCGCCGTCAAGATGTGCCTGCAGCACTGGCGCTCCCTCGGCCGCCCGGAGAAGCAGCGGATGCTGACGTGGCGGGGCGGCTATCACGGCGACACCTGGCAGCCGATGGCCGTGTGCGACCCGAAGGGGGGCATGCACGAGCTGTGGCAGGGCGTCCTGCCGCAGCAGGTGTTCGCGGACGCGCCGCCGAGCGGGTTCGACGCGTACGAGGAGTCGTACGCCGAGCATCTCCACGAGCTGATCGGGCGGCACGCCGCCGAGCTCGCCGGAGTGATCGTCGAGCCGGTGGTGCAGGGCGCGGGCGGGATGCGCTTCCACTCCCCCGGCTACCTCCGCGCGCTGCGGGAGGCGTGCGACGCCCATGACGTCCTGCTGGTCTTCGACGAGATCGCGACGGGCTTCGGCCGCACGGGCGCGCTGTTCGCCGCCGACCACGCGGGGGTCACACCCGATGTGATGTGCATCGGCAAGGCGCTGACCGGCGGATATCTGTCGATGGCCGCGACGCTGTGCACCTCCCGGGTCGCCGACGGGATCTCGCGGGGCGAGGTGCCGGTCCTGGCGCACGGCCCGACGTTCATGGGCAACCCGCTGGCCGCCGCGGTGGCGGGCGCCTCGATCGACCTGCTGCTCGGGCAGGACTGGCACACCGAGGTCAAGCGGATCGAGTCGGGTCTGCGGGAGGGGCTCGCCGAGGCGGCCGCCCTGCCCTCCGTCCGTGAGGTCCGTGTCCTCGGGGCGATCGGCGTCGTCCAGCTCGACCACCCGGTCGACATGGCGGCGGCGACACGGGCGGTGGTGCGCGAAGGCGTGTGGGTGCGGCCGTTCCGCGACCTCATCTACACGATGCCGCCGTTCATCACGGGCGACGACGACGTGGCACGGATCGCGCGCGCGGTGTGCGCGGCGGCGAAGGAGGGCTGA
- the bioB gene encoding biotin synthase BioB — translation MDLLNTLVDKGLRRELPTREEALAVLATSDDDLLDVVAAAGKVRRHWFGRRVKLNYLVNLKSGLCPEDCSYCSQRLGSKAEILKYTWLKPDEASQAAAAGVAGGAKRVCLVASGRGPTDRDVDRVAQTIAAVKEQNEGVEVCACLGLLSDGQAERLRGAGADAYNHNLNTSEATYADITKTHTYADRVDTVQKAHAAGLSACSGLIAGMGEKDEDLVDVVFSLRELDADSVPVNFLIPFEGTPLAKEWNLTPQRCLRILAMARFVCPDIEVRIAGGREVHLRSLQPLALNIANSIFLGDYLTSEGQAGKDDLAMIADAGFEVEGTDQVTLPQHRVDAAAAAKGCGSHGDSGCGSHEGGGCGPCGSGVTAAEAVDAPVADSNEARTDLVAVRRRGAGTDLAPNA, via the coding sequence ATGGACCTGCTGAACACGCTGGTGGACAAGGGGCTTCGGCGCGAGCTGCCGACCCGTGAAGAGGCGCTGGCCGTACTGGCCACCTCCGACGACGATCTCCTGGACGTAGTGGCCGCAGCCGGGAAGGTGCGGCGGCACTGGTTCGGGCGACGGGTCAAACTCAACTATCTGGTCAACCTCAAGTCGGGCCTGTGCCCGGAGGACTGCTCGTACTGTTCGCAGCGTCTCGGCTCCAAGGCCGAGATCCTCAAGTACACCTGGCTGAAGCCCGACGAGGCCTCGCAGGCCGCGGCGGCGGGGGTCGCGGGCGGCGCGAAGCGGGTGTGCCTGGTCGCGAGCGGACGCGGGCCGACCGACCGCGACGTGGACCGGGTGGCGCAGACCATCGCCGCGGTGAAGGAGCAGAACGAGGGCGTCGAGGTGTGCGCCTGCCTCGGTCTCCTCTCGGACGGGCAGGCGGAGCGCCTGCGGGGTGCGGGCGCCGACGCGTACAACCACAACCTCAACACCTCGGAAGCCACGTACGCGGACATCACCAAGACGCACACGTACGCCGACCGCGTCGACACGGTCCAGAAGGCGCACGCGGCGGGCCTGTCCGCCTGCTCGGGGCTGATCGCCGGCATGGGCGAGAAGGACGAGGACCTCGTCGACGTCGTCTTCTCGCTGCGTGAACTCGACGCGGACTCGGTGCCGGTGAACTTCCTGATCCCCTTCGAGGGCACGCCGCTGGCCAAGGAGTGGAACCTCACGCCGCAGCGCTGCCTGCGCATCCTGGCGATGGCCCGCTTCGTCTGTCCGGACATCGAGGTGCGCATCGCCGGTGGCCGCGAGGTGCATCTGCGCTCCCTGCAGCCGCTCGCCCTGAACATCGCCAACTCGATCTTCCTCGGCGACTACCTGACCAGTGAGGGCCAGGCGGGCAAGGACGACCTGGCGATGATCGCGGACGCCGGCTTCGAGGTCGAGGGCACGGACCAGGTGACGCTGCCGCAGCACCGCGTCGACGCGGCCGCGGCAGCGAAGGGCTGCGGCTCGCACGGGGACAGTGGGTGCGGCAGCCACGAGGGCGGCGGGTGCGGGCCCTGCGGTTCGGGCGTGACCGCCGCCGAGGCGGTGGACGCGCCCGTGGCGGATTCCAACGAGGCGCGCACAGACCTGGTGGCGGTACGCCGCCGGGGCGCGGGAACGGACCTGGCGCCCAATGCCTGA
- a CDS encoding 8-amino-7-oxononanoate synthase yields MSTNRHPLTGASAAPGTASSTASVTTSGAASSTSSGAAFGWLGEQARLRADAGLVRTLRPRSADPDGLLDLAGNDYLGLTRHPEVTEGAAAAARRWGGGATGSRLVTGSTELHAELERELAEFCGFEAALVFSSGYAANLAAVTALAPHGSLIVSDAGNHASLIDGCRLARGATQVVPHADPEAVRKTLDAHEGPAVLVSDSVFSVDGDMAPLAEQAAVCREFGAGLIVDDAHGLGVLGDGGRGAPHAAGLAGADDVVATLTLSKSLGSQGGAVLGPAGVIEHLVNAARTFIFDTGLAPAAAGAALAALRLLRREPERAARAREVAAALHRQLTAEGLSAVRPDAAVVSVRAPSPERAVRWAADCRAAGLAVGCFRPPSVPDGISRLRLTARADLTDAQIAGAVRVISRSAHR; encoded by the coding sequence ATGTCTACAAACAGGCACCCCCTGACGGGCGCGTCCGCCGCGCCGGGCACGGCGTCGAGCACCGCTTCGGTCACCACGTCGGGCGCGGCTTCGAGCACCTCCTCGGGCGCGGCGTTCGGCTGGCTCGGCGAGCAGGCGCGGCTGCGTGCGGACGCCGGACTCGTCCGCACGCTGCGCCCGCGCTCCGCGGACCCAGACGGCCTCCTCGACCTGGCGGGCAACGACTACCTCGGCCTGACCCGGCACCCCGAGGTCACCGAGGGCGCGGCCGCCGCGGCCCGCAGGTGGGGCGGCGGAGCGACGGGATCGCGCCTGGTCACCGGCTCCACGGAGCTGCACGCCGAACTGGAGCGGGAGCTCGCCGAGTTCTGCGGCTTCGAGGCGGCCCTCGTCTTCTCCTCGGGCTACGCGGCGAACCTCGCCGCCGTCACCGCGCTCGCCCCGCACGGCTCGCTGATCGTCTCCGACGCGGGCAACCACGCGTCCCTGATCGACGGGTGCCGGCTCGCACGGGGCGCCACCCAGGTGGTGCCGCACGCCGACCCCGAAGCGGTGCGCAAGACGCTGGACGCCCACGAAGGACCCGCCGTGCTGGTGTCCGACTCGGTGTTCTCGGTCGACGGCGACATGGCGCCGCTCGCCGAACAGGCGGCGGTGTGCCGGGAGTTCGGGGCAGGGCTGATCGTCGACGACGCCCACGGTCTCGGCGTGCTCGGCGACGGCGGTCGGGGAGCCCCGCACGCGGCGGGGCTCGCGGGAGCGGACGACGTGGTGGCCACCCTCACGCTCTCCAAGTCCCTGGGCAGCCAGGGCGGCGCCGTGCTCGGCCCCGCCGGTGTCATCGAGCACCTGGTGAACGCGGCCCGCACGTTCATCTTCGACACGGGTCTCGCGCCCGCCGCGGCCGGTGCCGCGCTCGCCGCCCTGCGCCTGCTGCGCCGCGAGCCCGAACGCGCCGCGCGCGCCCGCGAGGTCGCGGCCGCACTGCATCGGCAGCTCACGGCCGAGGGGCTCTCGGCGGTACGTCCTGACGCCGCCGTCGTCTCGGTGCGCGCGCCGTCGCCGGAGCGGGCCGTGCGGTGGGCAGCGGACTGCCGGGCCGCGGGCCTTGCCGTGGGGTGCTTCAGGCCGCCGTCGGTGCCGGACGGCATCTCGCGGCTGCGGCTGACCGCCCGCGCGGACCTCACCGACGCACAGATCGCCGGTGCCGTACGGGTGATCAGCCGCAGTGCGCACCGATAG
- a CDS encoding DUF397 domain-containing protein — protein sequence MTALPRFVPSSTTLQGARWQRSSFSNGMNNCVETATLDSGPLTGLRAVRDSKNIAGPALLVSPGPWESFLNSLR from the coding sequence ATGACCGCACTGCCTCGGTTCGTACCTTCCAGCACGACACTTCAAGGTGCGCGGTGGCAGCGCAGCAGTTTCAGCAATGGCATGAACAACTGCGTCGAGACCGCCACGCTCGACTCGGGTCCGCTGACCGGCCTGCGCGCCGTGCGTGACTCGAAGAACATCGCAGGGCCAGCCCTGCTCGTCTCCCCCGGCCCCTGGGAGTCGTTCCTCAACAGCCTCCGGTAG
- a CDS encoding helix-turn-helix domain-containing protein encodes MQYGPAVRRRQLGAELRALRVQAGLTSSQAAARAGWHQSKVSRIETGRSGVKAADVRLLLEVYQVQDPQLSELLIAFTGVDDPGAGRHHWWKAYRDLLPATYRDFISLESQASWMRTLETAVVPGLLQTPAYARAVTRAALGGVPEKQVDALVEVRLARQDVLRADPPLRLNVIMDEAVLRRPVGGAEVFAEQLNWLRQASLLPHVELQVLPFAAGEHVGLIGSFVIFSFPDIADLDVVVLDHLTSSLYLERKEDLQAYSEAYLSLQVQALSPEDSTEFIAGLCDGA; translated from the coding sequence ATGCAGTACGGCCCCGCGGTGCGCCGTCGTCAGCTCGGTGCAGAGCTCCGCGCGCTGCGCGTGCAGGCGGGACTGACGAGCAGCCAGGCCGCCGCCAGGGCCGGCTGGCACCAGTCCAAGGTGAGCCGGATCGAGACGGGACGCAGCGGTGTGAAGGCGGCCGACGTGCGGCTGCTCCTGGAGGTGTACCAGGTACAGGACCCGCAGCTCAGTGAGCTGCTCATAGCGTTCACCGGCGTCGACGACCCGGGGGCGGGACGCCACCACTGGTGGAAGGCGTACCGCGATCTGCTGCCCGCGACGTACCGGGACTTCATCAGCCTGGAATCGCAGGCCAGTTGGATGCGCACCCTGGAGACGGCGGTGGTGCCCGGCCTGCTGCAGACGCCCGCGTACGCGCGTGCGGTGACCCGGGCCGCGCTCGGCGGAGTGCCCGAGAAGCAGGTCGACGCGCTGGTCGAGGTCCGTCTCGCCCGTCAGGACGTGCTGCGCGCGGATCCGCCGCTGCGTCTGAACGTGATCATGGACGAGGCGGTGCTGCGGAGGCCGGTGGGCGGGGCCGAGGTCTTCGCAGAACAGTTGAATTGGCTACGACAAGCATCCCTTCTGCCCCATGTCGAGCTGCAGGTACTGCCGTTCGCCGCAGGTGAGCACGTGGGCCTGATCGGTTCTTTCGTTATTTTTTCATTTCCGGACATTGCTGATCTGGATGTGGTTGTTCTCGACCATTTGACGAGTAGCCTCTACCTCGAACGGAAAGAAGACCTCCAGGCGTACTCGGAGGCCTACTTGTCCCTTCAAGTACAAGCGCTCTCACCCGAGGACTCAACGGAATTCATCGCCGGGCTATGCGACGGCGCGTGA